One stretch of Eupeodes corollae chromosome 2, idEupCoro1.1, whole genome shotgun sequence DNA includes these proteins:
- the LOC129945303 gene encoding separin encodes MHEHDILSYTNCAGSDFKELLLQRAKDSYNNKDNENSIFYQIKSLCTGFESRYNVSTDEIELPDTKINEQQELMFQDRPLFKYALEYLKNRSLSKNKSPLNKTHKINENHSIDSMQRVEEICASLPQEWTVIQLCKEQREETTYSMFREILASDAPIYLSILKHPRSKEYPKPICLLLTGDNQEELFKKFSVLTASFTEYSTLPAGSAGPKTTQELENYWAGMAVLESRVADAIAELKTFMGPWISLLCGNVKTRFVQKQQNIFKKVDKFCDSNDIECQQQRVLLSLLAQQRHLLTDEHIKQASTALAMEGDDDGNGNGSASEGDGEEETPTTSRLIYEFLMKLPSEDEIAFGPCILILDERIDHFYWEVLNPWQELCRMSSFHILVRLYERYKSKIKNGYLMVDVENGRCVVNPDSNLPNMEERMKSFFNYWLPNWKCTYNVVPKMEDYMKLFEEADCYVYCGHGSGLQYLNGRKISKFQMKCIVFLFGCDSVRLRSQGLHSEMIGSHLFYHAALCPAVVGTLQLGFDFQVDKIATTLLSEWIPSNAEDIDHWHHIDKPSWKKGTIQPLHSKNARIQLDNYEGSLAKAVCAIHQKTEEKLYNTVGFVYRGLPVWNSSNSHLN; translated from the exons atgcaTGAACATGACATATTGTCTTACACAAATTGTGCAGGATCagattttaaag aaTTACTTCTCCAGCGTGCCAAAGACTCTTACAATAATAAGGACAATGAAAATTCgatattttatcaaatcaaatccCTATGCACAGGATTCGAATCGCGATACAATGTTTCAA CTGACGAAATCGAATTACCTGACACCAAAATCAACGAACAACAAGAGCTTATGTTCCAAGA TCGCCCACTTTTCAAATACGCTTTAGAATACCTTAAGAACCGAAGCCTTTCTAAGAACAAGTCTCCcctaaataaaacacacaaaattaatgaaaaccaCTCAATAGATTCAATGCAAAGAGTTGAAGAAATCTGTGCATCTCTGCCTCAAG AATGGACAGTAATTCAATTATGCAAAGAACAACGCGAGGAAACAACTTATTCCATGTTTCGAGAGATCCTTGCCTCTGATGCACCGATTTATCTTTCCATTCTAAAACATCCCCGAAGCAAAGAATACCCCAAACCTATTTGTCTTCTATTGACTGGTGACAATCAag AAGAGCTTTTTAAGAAGTTCTCCGTCCTCACAGCCTCCTTTACGGAGTATTCCACTTTACCAGCTGGTTCGGCTGGTCCGAAGACAACTCAAGAACTGGAAAACTATTGGGCTGGAATGGCAGTTCTCGAGAGCCGTGTGGCG gaTGCAATTGCAGAGTTAAAGACTTTCATGGGACCCTGGATAAGTCTCCTGTGTGGTAATGTTAAAACCCGATTTGTGCAAAAAcaacagaacatttttaaaaaagtcgatAAATTCTGTGATTCGAATga CATTGAATGCCAGCAGCAGCGAGTTCTCCTAAGTCTATTAGCCCAACAGCGACACCTTCTCACTGATGAACACATAAAACAAGCTAGCACTGCTCTGGCAATGGAAGGTGACGATGACGGCAATGGCAATGGCAGTGCCAGTGAAGGTGACGGTGAAGAAGAAACCCCAACCACATCTCGGTTAATTTATGAATTTCTCATGAAATTGCCATCGGAAGACGAAATTGCATTTGGTCCTTGCATTCTCATTCTAGACGAA cgCATTGATCACTTTTATTGGGAAGTTTTAAATCCATGGCAGGAATTGTGTCGTATGAGCTCATTTCATATTCTCGTTCGTCTATATGAGCGCtataaatcgaaaatcaaaaaCGGATATTTGATGGTTGATGTAGAGAATGGACGTTGTGTCGTTAATCCAG attCAAATTTGCCGAACATGGAAGAGCGGATGAAGAGTTTCTTTAATTACTGGTTGCCCAATTGGAAGTGTACTTATAACGTTGTTCCGAAAATGGAGGATTATATGAAATTGTTTGAGGAAGCTGATTGTTATGT ATACTGTGGCCATGGGTCAGGACTTCAGTATTTAAATGGTCGAAAGATAAGTAAATTCCAAATGAAATGCATTGTCTTCCTCTTTGGCTGCGATTCAGTTCGTTTGAGATCGCAAGGACTCCACAGTGAAATGATTGGATCACATTTGTTTTATCATGCCGCTTTGTG TCCAGCTGTTGTGGGAACTCTGCAACTGGGATTCGATTTTCAAGTTGATAAAATAGCAACAACTCTTCTTAGTGAGTGGATTCCATCCAATGCGGAAGATATAGACCACTGGCATCACATTGATAAGCCAAGTTGGAAAAAGGGAACTATACAAC CTCTTCATTCGAAAAACGCTAGAATTCAATTAGACAATTATGAGGGAAGTCTCGCCAAAGCTGTGTGTGCTATTCATCAAAAAACCGAAGAGAAACTTTATAATACTGTGGGATTTGTTTATCGAGGACTACCAGTATGGAATTCGAGTAATTcccatttaaattaa